The Harpia harpyja isolate bHarHar1 chromosome 10, bHarHar1 primary haplotype, whole genome shotgun sequence genome includes a region encoding these proteins:
- the CASP7 gene encoding caspase-7 isoform X1 — protein MYYQSKFHLPKYGEGARIAAAFPHENLELELEKVAQRIPPPAKMSGDQHVDSSTQEGGDEDHGDVVDAKPDRSSRFSLLGKKKKNGEEEQPKSSLSNQYRIVTPTFQYNMDYKKVGKCIIINNKNFEDKTGMGTRNGTDKDAGDLAKSFRNLGFDVCIYNDRSRDDMEKLLKQAAEENHSDAACFACILLSHGEEGLIYGTDGPMAIKSLTALFRGDKCKSLIGKPKLFFIQACRGSEFDEGIQTDSGPANDTLETDANPRYKIPVEADFLFAYSTVPGYYSWRNPGRGSWFVQSLCSVLNEHGKQLEIMQILTRVNYVVATNFESQSDDPRFSEKKQIPCVVSMLTKELYF, from the exons ATGTATTATCAAAGCAAGTTTCATCTGCCTAAATACGGGGAAGGGGCAAGAATCGCCGCTGCTTTTCCTCATGAAAAcctggagctggagttggagaaGGTGGCTCAGCGCATCCCACCGCCAGCGAAG ATGTCAGGAGATCAGCATGTTGATAGCTCTACTCAAGAGGGAGGTGATGAAGATCACGGTGATGTAGTTGATGCAAAgccagacagaagcagcagattctCACTTTTGGGAAA aaaaaagaagaatggagAAGAAGAACAGCCAAAGTCCTCTCTCAGTAATCAGTACCGAATTGTTACGCCCACATTCCAGTATAATATGGACTACAAGAAAGTTGGCAAATGTATTATtataaacaacaaaaattttGAAGACAAAACAG GAATGGGTACACGCAATGGCACTGATAAAGATGCTGGAGATCTAGCTAAGAGTTTTAGAAACTTAGGTTTTGACGTTTGCATATACAATGACCGAAGCCGTGATGATATGGAAAAGTTACTGAAGCAAG CTGCTGAGGAGAATCACAGTGATGCTGCTTGTTTTGCCTGTATCCTTCTAAGCCATGGGGAGGAAGGCCTCATCTATGGCACTGATGGACCCATGGCTATCAAGAGTTTGACTGCGCTATTCAGAGGAGACAAGTGTAAAAGCCTTATAGGCaaacccaaattatttttcattcag GCATGCAGAGGCTCTGAATTTGATGAAGGTATACAAACTGACTCTGGACCTGCAAATGACACTCTGGAAACAGATGCCAATCCGAGATACAAAATCCCAGTAGAAGCAGATTTTCTGTTTGCATATTCCACAGTGCCAG GTTATTACTCCTGGAGGAATCCTGGAAGAGGCTCCTGGTTTGTGCAGTCTCTGTGCTCTGTACTAAATGAGCATGGAAAACAACTTGAGATCATGCAGATCCTCACACGGGTCAACTATGTGGTTGCCACAAATTTTGAATCACAGTCTGATGATCCACGCTTCAGTGAGAAGAAGCAGATTCCTTGCGTGGTCTCTATGCTCACTAAGGAACTTTACTTCTGA
- the CASP7 gene encoding caspase-7 isoform X3 gives MKNFLGISHKISPHKIMFTFVLICIFESAIRQVTFGNCHEVIQTAEHVQCHVNSGPETYSHSYLKMSGDQHVDSSTQEGGDEDHGDVVDAKPDRSSRFSLLGKKKKNGEEEQPKSSLSNQYRIVTPTFQYNMDYKKVGKCIIINNKNFEDKTGMGTRNGTDKDAGDLAKSFRNLGFDVCIYNDRSRDDMEKLLKQAAEENHSDAACFACILLSHGEEGLIYGTDGPMAIKSLTALFRGDKCKSLIGKPKLFFIQACRGSEFDEGIQTDSGPANDTLETDANPRYKIPVEADFLFAYSTVPGYYSWRNPGRGSWFVQSLCSVLNEHGKQLEIMQILTRVNYVVATNFESQSDDPRFSEKKQIPCVVSMLTKELYF, from the exons ATGAAAAATTTTCTGGGAATTAGTCATAAGATCTCTCCCCATAAAATAATGTTTACTTTTGTTCTTATCTGCATATTTGAGAGTGCTATTAGACAAGTCACTTTTGGTAACTGCCACGAGGTAATACAGACGGCTGAGCATGTGCAATGTCATGTTAATTCAGGGCCAGAAACCTATAGCCACTCTTACTTGAAG ATGTCAGGAGATCAGCATGTTGATAGCTCTACTCAAGAGGGAGGTGATGAAGATCACGGTGATGTAGTTGATGCAAAgccagacagaagcagcagattctCACTTTTGGGAAA aaaaaagaagaatggagAAGAAGAACAGCCAAAGTCCTCTCTCAGTAATCAGTACCGAATTGTTACGCCCACATTCCAGTATAATATGGACTACAAGAAAGTTGGCAAATGTATTATtataaacaacaaaaattttGAAGACAAAACAG GAATGGGTACACGCAATGGCACTGATAAAGATGCTGGAGATCTAGCTAAGAGTTTTAGAAACTTAGGTTTTGACGTTTGCATATACAATGACCGAAGCCGTGATGATATGGAAAAGTTACTGAAGCAAG CTGCTGAGGAGAATCACAGTGATGCTGCTTGTTTTGCCTGTATCCTTCTAAGCCATGGGGAGGAAGGCCTCATCTATGGCACTGATGGACCCATGGCTATCAAGAGTTTGACTGCGCTATTCAGAGGAGACAAGTGTAAAAGCCTTATAGGCaaacccaaattatttttcattcag GCATGCAGAGGCTCTGAATTTGATGAAGGTATACAAACTGACTCTGGACCTGCAAATGACACTCTGGAAACAGATGCCAATCCGAGATACAAAATCCCAGTAGAAGCAGATTTTCTGTTTGCATATTCCACAGTGCCAG GTTATTACTCCTGGAGGAATCCTGGAAGAGGCTCCTGGTTTGTGCAGTCTCTGTGCTCTGTACTAAATGAGCATGGAAAACAACTTGAGATCATGCAGATCCTCACACGGGTCAACTATGTGGTTGCCACAAATTTTGAATCACAGTCTGATGATCCACGCTTCAGTGAGAAGAAGCAGATTCCTTGCGTGGTCTCTATGCTCACTAAGGAACTTTACTTCTGA
- the CASP7 gene encoding caspase-7 isoform X2, with protein MSGDQHVDSSTQEGGDEDHGDVVDAKPDRSSRFSLLGKKKKNGEEEQPKSSLSNQYRIVTPTFQYNMDYKKVGKCIIINNKNFEDKTGMGTRNGTDKDAGDLAKSFRNLGFDVCIYNDRSRDDMEKLLKQAAEENHSDAACFACILLSHGEEGLIYGTDGPMAIKSLTALFRGDKCKSLIGKPKLFFIQACRGSEFDEGIQTDSGPANDTLETDANPRYKIPVEADFLFAYSTVPGYYSWRNPGRGSWFVQSLCSVLNEHGKQLEIMQILTRVNYVVATNFESQSDDPRFSEKKQIPCVVSMLTKELYF; from the exons ATGTCAGGAGATCAGCATGTTGATAGCTCTACTCAAGAGGGAGGTGATGAAGATCACGGTGATGTAGTTGATGCAAAgccagacagaagcagcagattctCACTTTTGGGAAA aaaaaagaagaatggagAAGAAGAACAGCCAAAGTCCTCTCTCAGTAATCAGTACCGAATTGTTACGCCCACATTCCAGTATAATATGGACTACAAGAAAGTTGGCAAATGTATTATtataaacaacaaaaattttGAAGACAAAACAG GAATGGGTACACGCAATGGCACTGATAAAGATGCTGGAGATCTAGCTAAGAGTTTTAGAAACTTAGGTTTTGACGTTTGCATATACAATGACCGAAGCCGTGATGATATGGAAAAGTTACTGAAGCAAG CTGCTGAGGAGAATCACAGTGATGCTGCTTGTTTTGCCTGTATCCTTCTAAGCCATGGGGAGGAAGGCCTCATCTATGGCACTGATGGACCCATGGCTATCAAGAGTTTGACTGCGCTATTCAGAGGAGACAAGTGTAAAAGCCTTATAGGCaaacccaaattatttttcattcag GCATGCAGAGGCTCTGAATTTGATGAAGGTATACAAACTGACTCTGGACCTGCAAATGACACTCTGGAAACAGATGCCAATCCGAGATACAAAATCCCAGTAGAAGCAGATTTTCTGTTTGCATATTCCACAGTGCCAG GTTATTACTCCTGGAGGAATCCTGGAAGAGGCTCCTGGTTTGTGCAGTCTCTGTGCTCTGTACTAAATGAGCATGGAAAACAACTTGAGATCATGCAGATCCTCACACGGGTCAACTATGTGGTTGCCACAAATTTTGAATCACAGTCTGATGATCCACGCTTCAGTGAGAAGAAGCAGATTCCTTGCGTGGTCTCTATGCTCACTAAGGAACTTTACTTCTGA